The stretch of DNA ATACTATCACATCGGCTTTTGCCTGTCAACCTGTTTTTTATTGGCTTTCTTACCATTTCCTGCCGCCGTGTTCAGCGACTTTTATATAATAGCATGCCTTGTTATTTATGTCAACAGATATTTCGACATTTTTTTATAACTATAAGCCTACTTACTTTATATAGGCTCAGCCTGCCTGATAACATGAACGCAATAGCGTCTGTTTCGTGGGCCGTCAAATTCACAGAAGTAAATTCCCTGCCATCTACCTAACACTAGCTTTCCTTTAGTAATGGCTATAATCAGCGAGCAGCCTAACAAAGAACTTTTCATATGGGCTCGTGAGTTGCCTTCATCATGCCGATAAGCCAGACTGGGTACCATATGGTCCAGAGCCTTCAGCATGTCTGTAACTACATCAGGATCAGCATTTTCATTAATGGTTACACCTGCCGTCGTATGTGGCACAAATACCTGGCATAGACCTTCCTCTACCTTACTGCGCACTACTGCCGCCACCACCTGCGAAGTAATTTCAATAAATCCTTCGTCCGGCGTATATAATTGAAACTCTTCCATAAGACCACCTTCCTTATCCGGTTTGTAGATTCGGCTTTTGGGACTTGTTAATGAACATCGTGATGCCAACAAGCAATGCGACCATACCCATGGCTCCTGCGCTTAACAGAAGATTACAGTACACCCCAAAGTATTGATTCACTGCGCTAGACAGAAGAAAACACAAGATACTCCCGACAGAGCTTATGGAAATATAAAAATTCACCAACTTAGAAGACGCCTGTTTAGATTGCATCGTACCATACGAGACCAGAGAAGCATATAGTCCGGAAAAAAACAATCCCATAAAACTTGCACCAATCATAATCAAGTATGTGTTCCTCAGCAATAAAACCGTTAGATAGGAAAAAAAGGCCAATGTCGCCGAACCTATAATATAATAGTCAACTCTAATATATCTAGTAATCAATCCGGCACTCAGTCTTCCCAATGTCATAAAGGCCCAAAACAAAGACAAAATGCCGCCGGCCTGTACAATATCCACCGCAAGAAATTCCCGCAAATACACAACAATCCAGTTAGAGAAAATCACTTCTGCCAATGCGTAGCAAACGAAAACAAAACCGATAATATACACATTAACATTCCACTTCTCTTTTGGCTCGCTGCTTGTTCTGCATTTGCCATTGTCGGTCACAAGCCTTTTAATCGGCAAAGCCAGCAGCAACAGGAAAAAAACATATGCGGCAGTCAGCAAATATAGCTGCTCCCAGGAAACATCACGTTTGAGCAACATTCCAGCAGCAATAGGCGTAACGACCGCTCCGGCACTATAAGAAAAATTTATGAAATTTAGGTGTGCTGTCCTGCTTTCATTATTATAAAATGTTATGATGACATAATTGGCAATAAACAAAAATACGCCAGTCCCAATACCACAACCGAGCATGGCCACACCAAAAGTAAATAAACTACCTCCCAAGGCAATACCCACGTAGCAAAAAATCAAGAGCACAAGCGCTGCAATCAAGACTTGATTAACCTGCAGCCGTCTGGCAAAAAAGCCTGTAAAAAATATAGCCGCCGTACTGCCTACAGACATAAAAGTAGCTAAATAACCAATCACATAGGGTTCCACTTTAAAAGTCCCGGCAATTTCCAAAAGATTAACCCCACCAATAACACCATTAATGCCAAGAAAAAAATAAGCTAAGTTAATAAGAATTAATAATTTCGCCATCCATGTCCCTCTTAAAATGACACTGAAACAACTAGCAGGCAGACGTATTTAAAGCGTGTTTTCAAACTATCTGGAACATCCCCTGACAGGGATCTTCGGACATATTCCGTTAATTTGAAAACACGCCCTAGCCTCTAGAAATAACAGCTTACTGTATAGTTTCTCTAATGAGGTATGTGTCTCTAATGAGGTATGTGTCTCTAGCGGGTTTTATTCTGTTCAGCGGCAGCTTTTATAATTGCCAGAACATATTCGCCGGCTTTATATAGATCAACCTCTTTTATATATTCTTCTGTAGTATGTACCTTGGACATGCCCACACCAAGTACTGCTGTCGGAATGCCATAACTGTTAAAAAAGTTGGCATCACTACCCCCGCCAGTTGCTTTAAGAACAGGTTCCAGGCCAATGCTTTCTGCCGCTTTTACTGCTAAAGCAACCACCGGGCTGCTATCTTCCAGCACAAAGGAGCCATAAGCGGTTTCAACGGCAACCTCTGCCCAGCAGCCATTTTCCTTCGCCGTTTCCTCAAATACCACTTTCATATGCTCAGTCTGTGCCGCCAGCTTATCCATATTCCGGCTTCTTGCCTCACAGGCCAGTTCTACTTTATCCGGAACGATATTAGTAGCCTGCCCGCCTTTAATTACACCAATATTGGCAGTTGTCTCTTCATCAATACGGCCTTGTTTAATCCTGGCCAATGCTTTGCCTGCCACTACGATAGCGTTTATTCCCTCTTCCGGCGCAACACCGGCATGAGCCGTTTTGCCGCGAACCACAACATTAATCTGGTTTTGACCCGGCGCCTTAGTAATAATCTCGCCCGGCGATCCACTCGAATCAAGCGCGTAGCCGAAATCAGCCTTAAGCTTTGACTGCTCCACGTGCTTAGAACCGTCCAGCCCGGCCTCTTCCGATACAGTAAAGACAATCTGAATATCGCCATGAGGAAGTCCTTTTTCTGTTATAACACGCAAAGCCTCCATGATGGCAACAACTCCGGCCTTATCATCGGAACCCAAAATGGTATTGCCGGCCGAACGAATAATCCCCTTATCAATTACCGGCTCAATGCCACTGCAGGGTTCAACACAATCCATATGGGCCGTAAACAGCACAGTTGGCGCTCCAGGCACATTCCCCGCCAAACGACCTATCAAATTGCCGGTATTGCCTGCAATCACCTTCCCCGCCTGATCCTCCTCAACTTTTAAGCCAAGTTTCTCCAGTCGGGAAAACAATAAGTCAGCCACCTTACGTTCATCACGGGATGGACAGGATATCTTTACCAGCTCAAAAAATTCCGATAACATACGTTCACATTTTATCAAGGAAATCCCTCCTAATACAAGTTTAGACGGCCCAGTGTATTAGCTTTCAGTCAGAGAGCGCATTTAAGTCTTACTAACAGCATAGTACAATAACCCCTGCCCTGCAAGTCTTAGTACTATTTTATAGTGTCTCCGACTGCCTGAGCGTGCGAATTTCTTTCAATAAAAAATAACCGGTTAGCAAAAACGAACCCAGATCAGCCACCGGTGCAGCGGCCCAAGCCCCATTCAACCCGAATAAAGGCGGTAACAGCAAGAGCATCGGGATAAGTATAATCACCTGACGGGACATACTAAAAAAAATAGCATATTGGGCCTTGCCCACCGCCTGAAAGTAATTGGCGCCGATCACCTGAAAACCGATAACCGGAAGCAGCAGCAAAAACAGGCGAAGCCCCTTGGCACCAATGGCAATGAACTCCCCATTCTGGTTAAACACGCCGACAATGCTTTCACTAAAAAATTGTACTACCAGGAATCCTGCCAGCGATAACGCGGAAGCAGCATAACTTGCTCTGCGGACTGCTTCAATGACCCGGGTATAGTTTCTCGCGCCATAATTATAGCCAATAATCGGCTGTACACCCTGACTGATTCCAAAAATCGGCATTAACATCAGCATTCCTATCCGGGTGATCACCCCAATGCAAGCAACGGCAATTTCTCCGCCATACAACAAGAGGCTATGATTAAACAGTACATTGACAACACTGGCGGCGATTTGCATCAAAAAGGGAGATGCGCCGGTTTTTATAATCTGAAAAACAACGGTAAAATCCAAGGCCATACACTGGATTTTTAGCCGCAAATAACTCTTTTTCCTGAGGAAATGCAGTATAATCCATACGGCAGCTACCATTTGCGCAATCACTGTGGCAAGCGCAGAGCCGGCGATTCCCAATTGAAAGTAAAAAATAAATAACGGATTTAAAACAACATTGATGCCGGCAGAAATAAGCATAGTAGCCATGGCGATTTTCGGATCACCCTGGGCCCGTACAATACTATTCAAACCGAATCCGACGTACATAAACAAGCTGCCCCAGAGCATGACCTTGATAAAAGCTCTTGCATAAGGCAATATATTGGGTTCAGCACCAAGCAACTGTAAAACAGGGTCTAAAAAAGGCAGTATCATGGCGCTGAGAACAATACCGCACAAAACCGACAGAGTAAACGCATTACCTAAAATTTTTTCGGCATCCTCTTTTCGCCCTTCTCCCATCCGGATAGATACCAGAGAACCGGCCCCTACCCCGATCAGCATGCCAAAGCCCATTAAGATAATCATAACCGGAAAAGCAATGGCTACCGCTGCCAGGGCAAATTCGCCGACCCCGTTTCCTACAAAAATACTGTCCACAATATTATATAGAGCATTGACAACCATGCCGATCATGGCAGGGACAGAATACCGCCACAATAATTTATCTACTCGTTCCTGGCCTAATGCAGCCGAACCTTCCATACAACCTCCTGCAAATCCTAGTCTTCTTATTCTCTCCCGGTCTTTCCGATCCGATGCAGCAAGCAAAACTGCAGTTTAACCATTATACCACTTTTCCTGATCATGGCAAAATATCTATGCACAAAAAATCAGTTTCTCATGTTCAGACTTAAAAATACATGGTAAAATGTAGAAAACAGAATACAAATCATATCATATTAAGGAGGCTTCTGATGAAAATAACGAACATAACCGATGTCAAGCGTTTCTTTGAGGTCCTGGATCAATGCAAAGGGCGGGTGGAACTGGTTACCAATGAAGGGGACCGCTTAAACCTGAAATCAAAATTGTCACAGTATGTTGCTTTATCAAACCTCTTTAGCGAAGCAAAAATCGACGAAATGGAAATCATTGCGTCCGAACCGGAAGATGTCAGCTTATTATTACAATATTTAATCAGAGGTTAATAGCAGTAATTGTTTGGGTATTCCTTACTCCAACAATATAAACAAAAAGAGATGCGCCTGAGCCGCAATTGCGGTCCAGGCGCATTCTTTTTTGTTCTTATACTCTTTTTTACAAACTAATTTTGTGCCAGCCGTTTATAAGTGGCCAGACGCTCTTTTGCATCTGCTTCCGTCTTCTTAAACAGTATTTCGGCAGTTTCCGGATTCTGTTTTTGTAAGGACGCATAACGAACTTCGCTTAACAAAAACTCTTTAAAATCGGCCGTTGGTTCCTTGGAGTCTAGCACAAACGGATTTTTTTCAGCCTCTTTTAGCTGAGGATTATACCTGTACATAGCCCAGTAACCGCACTCAACCGCTTTCTTCGCTTCTACCTGGCTATAGCCCATACCGCCCTTAATTCCATGGCTGATGCAAGGTGCATAAGCAATAATCAAGGAAGGACCCGGATACGCTTCTGCTTCGGCAATCGCCTTTAAGGTCTGATTCTTATCAGCACCCATGGAAATCTGAGCAACGTATACATAACCATAGCTCATGGCCATCATGCCCAAGTCCTTTTTCTTAACCTGTTTACCGCCGGCAGCAAATTTAGCGATTGCCGCAGTCGGTGTGGATTTGGATGATTGACCGCCCGTATTGGAGTATATTTCCGTGTCAAAAACCAGCACGTTTACATCTTCACCGGACGCCAGCACATGATCCAGGCCGCCAAACCCAATATCGTAAGCCCAGCCGTCGCCGCCAAAAATCCACTGTGAACGTTTAGCCAGGAAGTCTCTGTTTTTATAGATTTCCTGTAAAACCGAAGCCTTGTCTTTTTCTGCCTCCAACAAAGCAATCACTTTATCCGCACGATCACGGGTGCCTGCTCCATTATCTATATTTTCCAGCCAATCTTCCAAAGCGGCTTTCAACTCCGAACCGGCAACTGCCAACGCAGCCTGTACATCAGCAGCTAGCTTCTGACGAACCTGGGAAACCCCTAAATGCATCCCTAAACCATATTCGGCATTATCCTCGAACAAGGAGTTTGCCCAAGCCGGTCCCTGGCCTTTATGATTGGTAGTGTACGGAATGGACGGTGCACTGGCTCCCCAGATGGACGAGCAGCCGGTGGCATTGGCAATCATCATGCGATCACCAAACAATTGCGTAACCAGTTTGGCGTACGGCGTTTCACCGCAGCCGGCGCAGGCACCGGAGAATTCGAGCAGCGGCTGTTCAAACTGGCTGCCTTTAACGGTATTCTTATTCATCGGATTAGCCTTCGGCGACAGAGACATGGCATATTCCCACAGGTCGATCTGGGCATGCTGTGTTTCCAGCGGTTTCATAATCAAGGCTTTTTCCTTGGCCGGACAAATGTTGGCGCAGTTGCCGCAACCGGTGCAGTCAAGCGGCGCCACCGCAATGCGGTAGGACAAATCCTTAGCGCCGGCAGCCGGTTTGGAGGTAAAGCCTTCCGGTGCAGCGGCCTGTTCTTCAGAATTAATCAATACCGGCCGAATGGTCGCATGCGGACAAACAAACGCACATTGGTTACATTGAATGCATTTGTCAATTTGCCATTCAGGAATGTTTACGGCAATGCCACGTTTTTCATACGCTGCCGTACCTAGCGGGAAGGTGCCGTCTTCCATGCCTAGAAAGGCGCTTACCGGTAGTTTATCGCCTTCCTGGCGATTCATCGGTACTAAAATGTCTTTGATGAAGGCGGGAACTTCTTTTTGTTCAGCAGCCACATCTTTCGCCGTTTTCCAGGACTCGGGAACTTCAATCTTCACAATGGCATCAACACCCTGGTCAATGGCGGCATTATTCATGTCGACAACTTTCTGACCTTTGTTGCCGTAGGACTTAACAACCGCATCTTTCAAATACTTGACGGCGTCTTCCAAAGGAATGATATTGGCAATCTTGAAGAAAGCTGCTTGCATGATCATATTGATACGGCCGCCCAGACCCAATTGCTGCGCAATGTCCACAGCATCTATGGTATAGAACTGAATATTGTTGTTGGCAATATAGCGTTTCATGGCTCCCGGCAGCTTTTCATCCAGTTCGTCTTTATTCCAAATACAGTTCAACAGGAAATTGCCGTTTTTCTTCAAGCCCTCCAGTACATCATATTTATCCACATAAGATTGGTTGTGGCAGGCAACAAAATCAGCCTTATTAATCAAATAGGGCGATTTTATCTGTTTGTCGCCAAACCGCAGATGAGATACGGTGATACCGCCTGATTTTTTCGAGTCATAAGCAAAATACCCCTGGGCATACATTTTGGTATGGTCACCAATAATTTTGATTGCGCTCTTGTTGGCGCCAACCGTTCCATCGGAACCCAGTCCCCAGAATTTACATGCCTTAGTCCCTTCCGGTGTCGTGTCGAGATCGTACTCAGGCAAAGCCAGTGAAGTGAAAGTAACATCATCCACTATACTCATGGTAAAGCCATCTTTCGGCTGTTCCAGCTTCAGATTATCATACACCGCCACAATATGCGCGGGAACTACGTCTTTGGAACCCAGGCCGTACCGTCCTCCGACGATAACCGGCTGCCATTCTTTGCCGTAAAAAGCGCTCTTTACATCCAAATACAACGGCTCAGCCAGCGAGCCCGGTTCTTTGGTCCGGTCCAGTACGGCAATCTTTTTCACCGTCTGCGGGATATATTTGAAGAAATGCTCCAGCGAGAAAGGACGGTAAAGATGCACGTTTAACAGACCGACCTTTTCCCCTTTTTGGTTCAGATAATCAACAGTTTCCTCAATGGCTTCACACACCGAGCCCATCGCTACAATCAGACGTTCCGCATCGGGCGCACCATAATAGTTGAACAAGTGGTAATTTCGTCCGGTCAGTTTATTAATCTGTTCCATATAATCTTCTACAAGTGCAGGAATTTGCTCATAATACTTGTTGACAACTTCGCGTTCCTGGAAATAAATATCCGGATTCTGCGCCGTTCCTCTTACTACCGGATGGTCAGGATTCAACGCATTGCGCCGGAAAGCTTCCAAAGCATCCTTGTCCAGCATTTTTTCCAGTTCATCGTATTCCAGCACTTCAATTTTTTGAATTTCATGGGAAGTTCTGAAACCGTCAAAAAAGCTGACAAAAGGGATTTTTCCCTTGATAGCTGCCAGATGGGCAATTGGCGACAAATCCATAACTTCCTGAACACTGCTTTCTGCCAGCAGGGCAAAACCGGTTTGACGGGCAGCCATAACATCCTGATGGTCACCAAAAATATTCAAGGAATTGGCGGCAAGAGCACGGGCGCTTACATGAAAAACGCCGGGCAGCAGCTCACCTGCTATTTTATACATATTAGGAATCATCAGCAATAATCCCTGAGAAGCCGTATATGTAGTCGTCAGCGCCCCGGCTTGCAATGAACCATGCATCGCCCCGGCGGCACCGGCTTCAGACTGCATTTCCACTACGCGCACAGGTTGTCCAAAAATATTTTTCTTGCCCTGCGCCACCCATTCATCCACATGCTCCGCCATCGGCGATGAAGGTGTGATGGGATAGATAGCCGCCACTTCCGTAAAGGCATACGAAACATAGGCAGCCGCGGTGTTTCCATCCATTGTTTTCATTTTTCTAGCCATAAATCAATCCCCTCTCTATAGTGCAATTTTGCATAACGAATAATAATACATTAATATGCATATTTATTCTCGCATATCGCATTGAGCAACGCTTGCCGCTGCACAGCAAAAAAGCCACGACTTTATGGTAGGTAATACACATTATTAATATACACCTTTACCATATACATGTAAAGAAGAAATATCATTACGGGCGGTTAACGGCGTTTTTGCTGCATTTTCCACAATTTATTGAATATTTCAACGACTGACACAGTTGTCTGCACTATTTTAGCATTTGTGAATATTTTCCCACGTTCCCATTCGCCATTATCACGGCAGAATAAATCCAGCGCTTTTCTCTTAGGGTGTCCCAGTATGTAATAATTATTCAATATTGTACACAAATATCAACTTGGCTGCTTACCGGTTTGCTTTTTTTCTTTAACCGGAACAGCCTGAATAATGACCCGTTCATTATCACGTGAAACCTTTAACGTAAAATCAACTGTCCCCTTTTTATATAACTCCAGTTTTAAATCCAGCAGGGCCTTACCGATTTTCTCTTCCAGCTCCGGTGTCAAAAAGGAGGAAAGAAAGCTTTTGGTCTCCGGCTTGTCCTTCGCCCTGGTCGGTGTCTGCACCCTGTCCGGGTCCTCCTTATATACATCCGACTCAAAAGAAATCGCTTCTTTCCATCCCACCAGCATATCGGCATCACTGAGATTTTTCTTTATTTTAGACATCAGGCGCCATCCTCTCCATAATTTAGTGAAGCAGCACCGCCTGCGGCGGTACTGCTTCATTTATCTTCTACTATATATTATTATAGAACATACTTAAAAAATATGTAACAGTTTATAAACAACAGCACTGGTAATACCGCTTAGCGGAATGGTCAGAAACCAGGCATATACCATTTGCTGCGCCACACTCCAGTGCACAGCCTTGACCCGTTTGGCCGAACCCACACCCATAATTGAACCGGACACCACATGGGTGGTGCTTACTGGCAAATGCAAAAAAGTAGCGGAAAAGATAACCAAGGATGAGTTCAGATCGGCAGCAAAACCATTAATCGGTTCCATCTTAAAAATTTTAGTGCCCATAGTTTTTATGATCTTCCAGCCACCGGCTGCCGTCCCTAGTGCCATAGCCGTAGCACAAACCAGTTTAACCCAGGTTGGAACCTCTAACGTGGGAATCTGGCCGGCACTTAAGAGCGCCAACGTAATAATGCCCATGGCCTTTTGTGCGTCATTGGAACCATGGGAAAAGGCCATTAAACTAGCCGACAGGAGCTGCATTCGCTTAAAGCCCGAATTTAACGCCATCGGTGCAAACCGCCCGAAGACCCATAACAGGATGATCATAATAATATAGCCGGAAATCAAGGCCAACACAGGCGAAAGAATGAGGGATAATATGATTTTTTCAATACCGGCCGTGTTAAGAGCATCCCAGCCGGAACCAACGATAACCGATCCCATGACACCGCCGATCAAAGCATGGGACGAACTACTCGGAATGCCGTACCACCAGGTAAGCAGATTCCAGGCAATGGCTCCCACCAAGGCAGAAATAATCACTTCCTGGCTTACCAGCGACGCTGCCCTTACGATATCGCCGCCAATCGTTTTGGCAACACCGGTACTTAAGAGCGCCCCTAGAAAATTAAGCGAGGCAGCCAGCAAGATAGCGTACTGAGGCTTAATTGCCCTGGTCGACACAGAAGTGGCAATCGCATTGGCCGTATCATGAAAGCCGTTGATATAATCAAAGGCAACCGCCAGAAAAACGACAATATATAAAAGAATAAAATCAGGCATATTTCAGCACTACTCTCTTTAGGGCATCAGCAATATCTTCCGAAAGGTCCAGCATATCTTCCAGATTGGCCAGAATCTCTTTCCACTTGATGATTTCAATTGGGTCCTGACAATCTCTGAACAATTTGCCCATTTCCTCACGGTACAGCCGGTCGCCTTCAGCCTCCAGCTCCATAATGCGACTACAGCGCGCCTCAATTTTAATATGGGACTTCTTTAAATCGCTCAAATAGCTGACCGCTTTTTCAATCTGTTTGGAAGCCTTCACAACCAGCTCGCTAAGTTCCTGGACACCGGGAGTA from Propionispora hippei DSM 15287 encodes:
- a CDS encoding secondary thiamine-phosphate synthase enzyme YjbQ produces the protein MEEFQLYTPDEGFIEITSQVVAAVVRSKVEEGLCQVFVPHTTAGVTINENADPDVVTDMLKALDHMVPSLAYRHDEGNSRAHMKSSLLGCSLIIAITKGKLVLGRWQGIYFCEFDGPRNRRYCVHVIRQAEPI
- a CDS encoding MFS transporter, with product MAKLLILINLAYFFLGINGVIGGVNLLEIAGTFKVEPYVIGYLATFMSVGSTAAIFFTGFFARRLQVNQVLIAALVLLIFCYVGIALGGSLFTFGVAMLGCGIGTGVFLFIANYVIITFYNNESRTAHLNFINFSYSAGAVVTPIAAGMLLKRDVSWEQLYLLTAAYVFFLLLLALPIKRLVTDNGKCRTSSEPKEKWNVNVYIIGFVFVCYALAEVIFSNWIVVYLREFLAVDIVQAGGILSLFWAFMTLGRLSAGLITRYIRVDYYIIGSATLAFFSYLTVLLLRNTYLIMIGASFMGLFFSGLYASLVSYGTMQSKQASSKLVNFYISISSVGSILCFLLSSAVNQYFGVYCNLLLSAGAMGMVALLVGITMFINKSQKPNLQTG
- a CDS encoding M20/M25/M40 family metallo-hydrolase; this translates as MIKCERMLSEFFELVKISCPSRDERKVADLLFSRLEKLGLKVEEDQAGKVIAGNTGNLIGRLAGNVPGAPTVLFTAHMDCVEPCSGIEPVIDKGIIRSAGNTILGSDDKAGVVAIMEALRVITEKGLPHGDIQIVFTVSEEAGLDGSKHVEQSKLKADFGYALDSSGSPGEIITKAPGQNQINVVVRGKTAHAGVAPEEGINAIVVAGKALARIKQGRIDEETTANIGVIKGGQATNIVPDKVELACEARSRNMDKLAAQTEHMKVVFEETAKENGCWAEVAVETAYGSFVLEDSSPVVALAVKAAESIGLEPVLKATGGGSDANFFNSYGIPTAVLGVGMSKVHTTEEYIKEVDLYKAGEYVLAIIKAAAEQNKTR
- a CDS encoding MATE family efflux transporter, coding for MEGSAALGQERVDKLLWRYSVPAMIGMVVNALYNIVDSIFVGNGVGEFALAAVAIAFPVMIILMGFGMLIGVGAGSLVSIRMGEGRKEDAEKILGNAFTLSVLCGIVLSAMILPFLDPVLQLLGAEPNILPYARAFIKVMLWGSLFMYVGFGLNSIVRAQGDPKIAMATMLISAGINVVLNPLFIFYFQLGIAGSALATVIAQMVAAVWIILHFLRKKSYLRLKIQCMALDFTVVFQIIKTGASPFLMQIAASVVNVLFNHSLLLYGGEIAVACIGVITRIGMLMLMPIFGISQGVQPIIGYNYGARNYTRVIEAVRRASYAASALSLAGFLVVQFFSESIVGVFNQNGEFIAIGAKGLRLFLLLLPVIGFQVIGANYFQAVGKAQYAIFFSMSRQVIILIPMLLLLPPLFGLNGAWAAAPVADLGSFLLTGYFLLKEIRTLRQSETL
- a CDS encoding polya polymerase — translated: MKITNITDVKRFFEVLDQCKGRVELVTNEGDRLNLKSKLSQYVALSNLFSEAKIDEMEIIASEPEDVSLLLQYLIRG
- the nifJ gene encoding pyruvate:ferredoxin (flavodoxin) oxidoreductase, which encodes MARKMKTMDGNTAAAYVSYAFTEVAAIYPITPSSPMAEHVDEWVAQGKKNIFGQPVRVVEMQSEAGAAGAMHGSLQAGALTTTYTASQGLLLMIPNMYKIAGELLPGVFHVSARALAANSLNIFGDHQDVMAARQTGFALLAESSVQEVMDLSPIAHLAAIKGKIPFVSFFDGFRTSHEIQKIEVLEYDELEKMLDKDALEAFRRNALNPDHPVVRGTAQNPDIYFQEREVVNKYYEQIPALVEDYMEQINKLTGRNYHLFNYYGAPDAERLIVAMGSVCEAIEETVDYLNQKGEKVGLLNVHLYRPFSLEHFFKYIPQTVKKIAVLDRTKEPGSLAEPLYLDVKSAFYGKEWQPVIVGGRYGLGSKDVVPAHIVAVYDNLKLEQPKDGFTMSIVDDVTFTSLALPEYDLDTTPEGTKACKFWGLGSDGTVGANKSAIKIIGDHTKMYAQGYFAYDSKKSGGITVSHLRFGDKQIKSPYLINKADFVACHNQSYVDKYDVLEGLKKNGNFLLNCIWNKDELDEKLPGAMKRYIANNNIQFYTIDAVDIAQQLGLGGRINMIMQAAFFKIANIIPLEDAVKYLKDAVVKSYGNKGQKVVDMNNAAIDQGVDAIVKIEVPESWKTAKDVAAEQKEVPAFIKDILVPMNRQEGDKLPVSAFLGMEDGTFPLGTAAYEKRGIAVNIPEWQIDKCIQCNQCAFVCPHATIRPVLINSEEQAAAPEGFTSKPAAGAKDLSYRIAVAPLDCTGCGNCANICPAKEKALIMKPLETQHAQIDLWEYAMSLSPKANPMNKNTVKGSQFEQPLLEFSGACAGCGETPYAKLVTQLFGDRMMIANATGCSSIWGASAPSIPYTTNHKGQGPAWANSLFEDNAEYGLGMHLGVSQVRQKLAADVQAALAVAGSELKAALEDWLENIDNGAGTRDRADKVIALLEAEKDKASVLQEIYKNRDFLAKRSQWIFGGDGWAYDIGFGGLDHVLASGEDVNVLVFDTEIYSNTGGQSSKSTPTAAIAKFAAGGKQVKKKDLGMMAMSYGYVYVAQISMGADKNQTLKAIAEAEAYPGPSLIIAYAPCISHGIKGGMGYSQVEAKKAVECGYWAMYRYNPQLKEAEKNPFVLDSKEPTADFKEFLLSEVRYASLQKQNPETAEILFKKTEADAKERLATYKRLAQN
- a CDS encoding inorganic phosphate transporter → MPDFILLYIVVFLAVAFDYINGFHDTANAIATSVSTRAIKPQYAILLAASLNFLGALLSTGVAKTIGGDIVRAASLVSQEVIISALVGAIAWNLLTWWYGIPSSSSHALIGGVMGSVIVGSGWDALNTAGIEKIILSLILSPVLALISGYIIMIILLWVFGRFAPMALNSGFKRMQLLSASLMAFSHGSNDAQKAMGIITLALLSAGQIPTLEVPTWVKLVCATAMALGTAAGGWKIIKTMGTKIFKMEPINGFAADLNSSLVIFSATFLHLPVSTTHVVSGSIMGVGSAKRVKAVHWSVAQQMVYAWFLTIPLSGITSAVVYKLLHIF